The DNA segment CCAAACGGAGCTCCTCAGTTGGTCGCGCAACCGATCCCGGTCCGCGTCCTGTCTCATACTCGAGACGCTTACGCGATCGCCTGCATGCGGAGCGTCGATGAGGAACACGTCCAACCGGGCGTCCAGGTCGTCACCGAAGGACTGGAACGGCTAACTCCAGGAACCCTTGTCCGTATCGACGCAGATCGATCGCTGCTGCAACCGGTGCCTGGAACCTACCGTACCGGACAACAAATCGCAGACTAAACCAGGACTCCCGTTCACTGCAGATCCGCTCAAATTGTGCTGAGTTCAATCGATCGACTCCTAAGAAAAACATCATGGACATTATCAAATTTTCGATTGAAAATCCCGTCAAGACGTCGGTCGGCGTGATCCTGGTATTGCTGTTTGGCGTGATTGCACTTGCCAGAATCCCCGTTCAACTTGTTCCCGACGTCGATCGTCCGGTCGTTACGGTGCGAACCAACTGGAGTGGCCGTAGCCCAGAAGAGATCGAAAAATCGATCATCATCGAACAGGAGCAAAAACTTAAATCGGTCCAAGGTTTGTGGAAGATGACGTCGCTGGCCAGTTTGGGCAGTGCACGAATTACGCTCGAATTCAATGTTGGTGCATCGCCGGAACGCATTCTGCAAGAGGTCTCCAACAAAATCGATGAAGTCCCCGAGTACCCCGAAGACGTCGACCGCCCAATCATCGACGTGGCCGACACCGCCGGCGATAACGCAATCGCCTATCTGTTGCTCCAGGCCGATGACCCCGATTTTGAAGTAGCCACGTTCTACGATTACGCCGACCGCTTCCTCAAGCCAAGCCTTGAACGGATCGAAGGGGTTGCCGAAATCGATATCAAAGGAGGCCGCCAGCATCAGATCCAAGTCCGATTCGATCCGAAGGCTTTGGCCCGCCGGGGAATCACGATCGCGGAAATGAATTCGGCACTCCGCCTGGACAACGTAAATGCTTCGGCAGGCGACATGGCGAACAACCGCCAAGACGTACGCTTTCGCGTTGTCGGTCAATACGATTCGTTAGAGCCACTTCGCGACACGATCATCAAATATGACGAAGAAGGGAGCCCTATCCGAGTCGCGGATGTGGCAAAGGTCGAACTGGCTTTGGAAAAAACGGTCCACTTCGACCAATGCAAAGGCAAAACATCGATGACGATTTTTGTCAAAAGAAAGACCGGTAGCAACGTCCTGGACATCATCGACCGAGTCAACGTGGTCGTCGACCAAATGAACGCGGAAGGAGGCGTCCTACGGAGTTTTAAGAATGACCGCCATGGGCTTCGCTTGCGAATGGCGTTTGACGACTCCTACTACATCTATAGTGCCGTGGGCCTGGTGCGTAACAACCTATGGCTGGGCGGCGGGCTAGCCGTGTTAGTGCTGTTGCTGTTTCTACGAAGCGTACGATCAACACTCATTATCGCAGTGGCCATCCCGATCTCCGTCGTCGGCACATTTGTTGTCATGTGGTTTGCGGACCGTAACCTCAACGTGATCTCTCTGGCAGGGTTAAGTTTTGCCGTTGGCATGGTAGTCGACAACGCGATCGTCGTCCTTGAAAACATTGACCGACATCTAAAGATGGGGTCCCCGCCAGCCCGTGCCGCCTACGAGGGAACTCGCGAGGTTTGGGGTGCCATTCTTGCATCGACGTTAACCACCATTGCCGTTTTTGCTCCGGTACTAACGATCCAGGACGAAGCAGGGCAATTATTCTACGACCTGATTCTGGCTGTTTGTGCTGCCGTCGCATTGTCGTTTGTGGTCTCCATCACCGTGATCCCCACCGCCGCTTCGTTGTTGCTGCGTTCCTCGGCGGAGAACATTCCCTCTCCCAGCGGCGTGGTTTCCGAAGAACCGAAATCACGTTTCAGATTATCAAACCTATTTGGGTTATCGGGAATATTTGGTTGGCTGAACGACGCCTGGGCCAACCTGATTTACTTGCTTACCTTCCGCAGCGTATCTAGCGCGTGGCTGCGGATCATGCTGATCGGCCTCACCATGTTCGTGTCGATCGGGCTCAGTTTGCTGCTGATGCCGCCGGCAAGCTACTTACCGAACGGCAACAAAAACTTCACGTTCTGCCGGATGTCGACACCCGCTGGCTACTCGGTGATGGAAAACTACTATGTCGGACAACGCATCGAACAAGAACTAAAACCATTCTGGAGCGCAAAAAACTCAGCAGAAGCATCTCAGCATGGTCCGGTCGTCGATCAACGCACCGGAGAAGAATACACAGAAATCCCTGCGTTAAAGGAGTACTTCTTCGTCGTTGCCCGTGGCAGCGTTTTCATGGTCGGGATCAGCCAGGACCCCGACAATGTGAAACCTTTGGCGGCGGTTTTCAACAAATCGTTTGGGGTCATCCCCGCCAGTAAAGGCGTAACGTCCCAAGCCTCGATTTTCGGTCGCGGTGCCGGCAGTTCCAATGCGGTCGATATCGAAATCAGCGGGAATGATCTAGTACGTTTGAAAATCGCGTGCACCTATCTAGAAAAAGAACTACAAAACGCGTTTTCAAAATTCTCCGTTCGATCGTCGCCCGACAACTTCAATGAATCCGGGCCCGAACGACGGTTGCAAATCAAACAAGAAGTCGCCAAACGCCTGAACATCAGCGTTAGCGAATTGGCGAACTCCGCTCGAGCCATGATCGACGGGACGTTTGTTGGTGATTTCGATTTCGAAGGGGATAACATTGACCTGATCCTGTTGCGGGATCCAGCAGCGGAAATCTCTCCTGACGAAATCGAAGAACTACCGATCGCGGTGCGTGAAGCAAACGGCAAAGTCGTTATGGTTCCGCTTGGACAGATCGCCGATTTTGTCCCGTCGGAAGCCTCGCAAGAAATCCGCCGTGTCGAACAGCAACGCGCGATCGCATTGACTGTCACTCCACCGAATGACATCGCACTGGAGCAGGCTCAACAAACGATCATGGACGTCGTCGCACAGGCTCGCACCGAAGGCTATTTGGGAAGCGACATTTTTGTTTCCCTATCCGGCAACGCTGACCGTTTGTCAGAAGTCCGATCGTCTTTGATGGGTAATTGGGACGGCTGGAACTGGGCGTCCGTCGGCAGCGTCGCACTCAGCCGTTTTTTCCTGGCCCTTGTCATCACCTACCTTTTGATGACCGCTCTGTTTGAGAACTTTCTCTACCCGCTGGTCATCATGTTCACCGTCCCGCTGGCAACCGTTGGAGGTTTCATCGGATTGTGGTTTGTACGTCAAAGTGATCCGAGCCAACAGTTAGACGTTCTGACAATGTTAGGGTTCGTCATTCTGGTTGGCGTGGTGGTCAACAACGCGATTTTGATTGTCCACCAAGCACTCAACAATATGCGTGGGGAACATGGTGCGGCAGAAGCCAATTCGGATCCCATGCCGCCCCGTGAAGCCATCCGCGAATCGGTAAGAACCCGCATGCGGCCAATCTTCATGACCACCTGTACCAGCGTCTTCGGGATGCTGCCACTTGTTCTGACCCCCGGTAGCGGAAGTGAACTCTATCGTGGACTAGGTTCTATCGTCGTTGGCGGCCTGATCTTTTCCACCGTTTTCACATTGTTGGTCATCCCCCTACTGTTCAGCCTGGTCCTGGACGCGGTCGCCTGGTTCAGTCGTCCTAAGCTTGGTTCACCAATCGCTCCCGCACCGTCGACAAGCATCGCCGAGTCATGATTTACGTCCATTGCGAACAGCGGGTATGCTTGATTAAATCCAAGCAGGCGAAGCCACCCCCAATTCCTGGAGCGACCAATTGACCGAAGTCACGCAAATCCTCAACCAGATTGAGCAGGGGGACGTCGCAGCAGCCAGCGAATTGTTACCTCTCGTCTATGCGGAATTGCGCAGATTGGCGACTCACCGAATGCGACGGGAATCGGCCGAGCAGACTTTGCAGCCGACCGCACTGGTGCACGAAGCCTACATGCGGCTGATCGGTAACGGAGACAACGATACGATTGAATGGCAAAGCCGCGGACACTTTTTTGGCGCGGCAGCCGAAGCGATGCGGCGAATCCTTGTCGAAAGCGCTCGGCGACGGAAAAGCTTGAAACGAGGAGGCGAATTTGCCAAATATCAAGTCAGCGAAGAGGACGCGATCATCCATGCGGGAGATCCCGACGAGCTTCTAGATTTGGATGCCGCGTTGACGAAACTAGCTGCCGAAGAACCCGAACTGGCAAAGCTGGTTGAACTGCGTTATTTCACCGGATTGAGCGTTGGTGAAACCGCCGAAGCCCTCGGCGTATCGCCACGGACCGTCAAACGCAATTGGGCGTTCGCGCGAGCATGGTTGGGACGTCAAATGCTATTGGATTCATAGGACCGGAATCAAAACTATGTCGATCGGACACGAACGAGACATTTTTGCCGACGCAATCGAAATCGTCTCGCCAGAAGAACGCGCTAAATTCGTGAAACAAGCATGCGGCGACAACGAACCGTTGCTGGCAAGCGTGAGCGATCTTCTTCGACAGCACGACCGCTGCGACAGTCCGGTCGATAAACCGATCCTCGCGGACCTGTCCCCAACCATCACCCGTTTCCAGCCCAACATGCCGCTGTCGCGTCACAAGATTGGCGCGATGGTTGGTCCCTACAAACTGATGGAGCAAATCGGGGAAGGGGGGTTTGGATTGGTTTTCGTAGCGGAGCAACAGAAACCGGTTCGCCGCCGAGTCGCATTGAAGATTATCAAACCGGGCATGGAAACCCACGAAGTCATCGCTCGTTTCGAAGCGGAACGACAAGCGATCGCGATGATGGATCACGAAAACATCGCCCGTATTTTTGATGCCGGAGTCACCAACGATGGGCAACCCTATTTCGTAATGGAATTGGTCCGTGGTGTCCCCCTGATCGAATTCTGCGACAACCGTCGCCTGGAGACTCAGGATCGCCTGAAACTCTTCCGGTCAATCTGCTTGGCCGTGCAGCATGCGCATCAAAAGGGCATCATCCATCGTGACCTGAAACCTTCCAATGTTTTGGTTACCTTGCAGGACGGTAAACCGATCGCCAAAGTCATCGATTTTGGAATCGTCAAAGCGATCGGCGACCAGAACCTGACCGATAAAACGCTCTACACGCGACTGGCGTCGATGATCGGAACCCCGGCTTACATGAGCCCCGAACAGGCGGAGATGAGTAACGTCGATGTCGATACCCGCAGCGACATCTATTCGCTTGGAGTCATGTTGTATGAGCTGTTAACCGGGTCGACGCCATTCACTCGCGAGCGACTGAACAGTGTTGGTTTCGATGAACTTCGGCGTATTATTCGCGAAGAAGAACCGCCCTGTCCAAGTGCTCGGTTTAGTACTCTAGCTGGCAAGGTGGCGACCACCATTTCTTCCAATCGACAGCTGGAACCGAGTAAGCTGTCGACGCTGATGAAGGGGGACCTGGATTGGATCGTGATGCGGGCGCTTGATAAGGACCGAGCTCGCCGTTATCCAAGCGCGATCGCAATGGCTGAAGACATCCAGCGATTTTTGATGGAGCAACCCGTCGAAGCACGCCCTCCTTCGGCCGCCTATCGTTTCTCGAAATTCGCAAAACGACACAAGGCCATTCTATTTACCATCGGCGCAATCGCCGCGGCCCTGCTAGTCGGAACCGGAGTGAGTATCTGGCAAGCCAAGGTTGCGATTTCCGCTTTGCAAAAAGCCAAAATTGCCGAGAACCAAGCGACGCAGTCACACGACGAATTGGAATTGTTTACCGATCGACTGAAACGAGCAAATCAACTGATGATCTCTGGCCGTGCCTACGCCGAAAGCGGGGATTGGGCGAATGCTCACAAAGCGTGTATGACTGCCACCGAAACGCAACCTCGCTATTTCCACGTCTGGATGGAGCGTGGTTCGCTATACGCCAAGCTAGGGTTGTGGGAAGCGGCCGCAGCCGATTACGCCAAGGCTCTTGAACTTGGAGCTCCCGTTCACGGAGCGGAATTCATGGGCGTCCCCCAACTGTTCCTGATGGCTAACAATCCAGCAGCGCAAGCCCAACTATCCAACGCTTTGGCACATTCAGGTGGTGGCGGTTCATGGGGAACGATCTTGAGAGGTCGCATGATTGGCGAACTTTCACAACAAGACGCGAGCGATTTGGCTGAATTAGCTGAAAGCTTACTGGACGATAGCCCTCAGGAACCAGGCATCCCCAAACGCCCACGGTCCCATATACCACTCGGGGTCAAACTCTACTTGGCCGGCTGGGCACATCTGGAAGCAGGCGATTTCCAAACAGCCATTGCCCGCCTGGAACAGGGACTTGCCGACGAACCCAACTGGGGTGGCCACGGAATTGAAAAACCGGTTCTGGCAATGGCGTATCACAAACTGGGCGATACCGAAAAATCGAAAATCGCTTTGGACGAATCAAAGGCAAACCTTGACAGTTGGCTGGAACAGTCGGTCAGCAAACGCCAAGGTGTCCCACCAATGCCATGGTTTGACTGGATCGAATTTCTAATCAACCACCAACGGGCAACGGAAATGATCACGGGAAAGCCCCCCGAATCCGACCCGCGTTTTGAAGAACAAAAACGACTGGCTCAGGCAGCGATCCAGTAACGAACTAGACAGCCGCACAAAGCTTCTTATGCAGTATTAGAAACGAGAACATTTCTTGACATGGAAACAGGGCAAACTCTTTTCACACCCCGCAACAGGACGCGGTTAACTTGAACGCAAATCATTCGTTCCAAGATTCAACGTCACTGGCACCAAGGCTCGGGGTTCGCCTCCTTCTGGAGTTGGCATGACCTCCGGAGAAGCGGTCGCAATCGGATGAGCGATTGATTTCGATTCGGTCTGCAGAGCCGTTGAAGTGCTGTCACCACTGACAGCACGGTGCAGTGCGGGCAAAGCAAACGCCAGCCCAGCACTGACAACCAAGCCCGCGACCGCTTTCCCAGCGTCCCGAGCAATAATCCCTGACGTCTGTTTTATCGGTCGCACTTTTAGTAACACTCCGATCGCCGTTTCCCGACCAGCCAGCAAACCTAGGAAAACCCATGTTGTGCTCATCGGCATGTTGCTGTGCTCCTTGAACACAATCAAAATGATCGCATAGATAAAATCGATCACGGTTGCTGATCGGATATCCGAGGTGTTTGTTTTACTGTTGACAATCGCTTGAATAGGCCCGCCGCGGCGAGCAAAGATGATCGCGTGCAGGGCCAACATCACCACCGCTGCAAACACGAAGTACAGCACGCTTAGCTTACGCGGCAGATAGACAAAAATATTTGCCAGATCATGGACAAGCCACTGGCTCCACAAAAAGCCGGTTGAAATCCACTGCAAAGCAACCCAATACGGTTTAGGAGGGGATAAAGCGGTGGCGATCATCCTCTTTTCAAAGGTCTTCGTGATCACCAAATAGACTAAGATCCCCACGATAAAGGCAACCAAATAACCGATCATCGACTTGGTCAACATCGATCCCAGATTTCCTGGTGCAAAGACCGCTAACACCAAAAAAGTTGTGCTGACGGGAATACCAAATCGTGTCAAGAAAAGAATGACCAAAGGCGGAATCAGGTGCAGCCAGGTAATCCCACCAACCGGCACAGGGAATTTTGAAAGCCGTCCAAATGCGACGTCCCCATCGTGCGTCAACCAGCCGTAGATAAACACCATCATCAAGACGGTGGAAGCGAAAGCCCATAACACCCACCAGGGACGCTTTGCGTTGGAACTAAGAAAAGTTCCCAGGGTTTGAATCGCATCGTTCGCGACAATCGAATATGCGGCGAACAAGAAGCCTAGCAGTGCGATATAAGTTGCCATGCGACCATTTCGGTGAAGCAAAGGGAGAAAAGAGAGAAAAGGTCGGCCCCCAATTCAACTGTCCGACATTTCACGGGCGTCGTATCAGCCCCCCAGCCCCAAAATGTGAAGATTTGATGAACGGCCGGTTCAGCTTCCGTGAATTTCGCCGCCGATCGATTTCATAAATTTCCTCGAATCGACTCTTACACGCTGCAGATCTGAAGGCTGCAAGACAGACAAACCAATCGCCTATATTCAGGGTGGCTTTCCCGAAAGAACGGATTGCAAATACCGAAGACCTCTCGGCCAAGACAGCAGAAAATCCCGCTCTTAGTCGCGGACATCGCCAAACGCCCTTACACGTAGGAAATCAGGATGGACAACCCTCAAACGGATGACCTTTCACTCAAATCAACAACGAAAGAAATCCGCGAACGTTTCGACAATGATGTTGAACGGTTCTCGCAATTAGAAACCGGTCAATCGGCAACGATTGACGCTCCCTTGGCGATGGAGCTGATTACCCATGCTGCCGTTGCGTCGACGCCCAAGATCGCTCGAGTCCTGGACATCGGCTGTGGAGCAGGAAATAACACGCTGAAACTGAGGCAAGCATATGGTCAAGACTTTGCTTGTGACTTAAACGATCTGAGCCAACCGATGATCGACCGAGCAAAGTCGCGGTTACAAGAAATTTGCACAGGCAACATCCTTACGTGGCACGGTGACTTTCGTGAATGCGAGCTACCGGAAGCGTCCTACGACGTGATTCTTGCCGCCGCCGTGTTGCATCATCTACGCGATGACGACGACTGGCAGACGGCGTTCGCGAAAATTCACAGTCTGTTGCGTCCGGGAGGAAGTTTCTGGGTGACCGACTTAATCTCCCACGAGACCGCCGGAGTCCAACAGTTAATGTGGCATCGATATGGAGAATACCTGCGGGACTTGAACGGGGAGGACTACCGGGACGCGGTGTTCCAATATATCGCCAAGGAAGATTCGCCTCGTCCGGTAACGTACCAACTAGATCTGCTACGCAATGTCGGCTTCCGCCATGTGGAACTGCTCCACAAGAACTCTTGTTTCGCCGCTTTTGGCGCCATCAAATAGTACGCAACCTTCACACGACACGGACTGCTTCTCAATCCTCGGAACTTTTAGCGAGAATGGCAAGACATGCCTACAAAGGATCTAGAGGACCATGTCATTCCCCACGATACACGTTCACTACCATCCTATTTTCTGTGGCGCAAGCCGAATATCTTGCCTCCCCCCATTGCCACAACGGGATTCGTTAGACTATTGCGACTAGCGGTACGGCCGAAGGCCCCCCTTTAACCGGCCGTCTTTCGATCTTGCCCCCTTTCTAACAGCGAGTCGTACACCATGAAATGTCTTCGTGCCATCCTTTTGTTCATCCTGCTAAGCAGTCTTTCTCCCATGGCGCGAGCGAACGAGAACGCGGCCGAACCCGACCCGGGCAAAAGTCCCGATTATCCGCGCGTGAACATGACCCCCTGGTATGAAGTCGATCCGAACTGGCCCAACAAGCCGGAAACGTTCCAGTGGGAAGCCGTGCCCGGAGTCGCGGTCGACGCAGAGGATAATGTTTATGTGTTCACGCGTTCGACGCCGCCGATCCAGGTCTACACCCCCGGCGGCGAAGTGGTCCGTTCATGGGGTGAGGACACGATCGCAACGGCGCATCATCTGAAAATCGATGATGACGGAAATATTTGGGTGGCTGATATCGGTTTGCACGTGGTTCGCAAGTTCAGCCCCGAGGGCAAGGTACTGCAAACCATCGGGACTCCCGGCGTCCCCGGCAATGACGAAACGCACTTCGATAAACCGACCGACATGGCGATCGCCGCCAATGGAGACATTTTCATCACCGACGGCTACGGCAACAATCGCGTCGTCCATTGCGACAAGGACGGCAACTTCGTGAAGGCGTGGGGCAGTCTGGGGACCGGTCCGCTGCAGTTCTCACTTCCGCACGCCATCGCCATCGATTCAGCCGGGCAGCTCTATATCGCCGACCGCAACAACGCTCGAGTCATGATTTACAACCAAGGCGGCAAACTGGTCGACAGCTGGGACAACATCATCATTCCATGGGGTTTTTGGGTCACGCCGGAAGATCAGATCTGGGTTTGCGGTGCATCACCGATGCCCTGGTTACAAGACCCCGACTATCCCAACGCGCCGCTCAGTTGTCCTCCCAAGGACCAGGTACTAATGAAGTTCAATACGAAGGGAAAATTGCTCCAGCTGTGGACAATCCCCAAAGGAGCCGACAACAAGGAGCAGCCAGGGGACGTGAACTGGCTGCACGCCCTCGCCCTCGATTCCAAGGGCAATATTTACGTGGGAGACATCATCGGCAAACGTGCCCAGAAGTTCCTCCGCCGTGACTAGCCGAAAAACGGTCAAACGGCAGCGATCTCAACCTGAAGAAAAGGGGTCAGGAGCCGTTTAGGGTCACACCGCAAAAAAACGTCCTTAGTGCAGTGCTTTCAGCCCGGAGGGCGGCAGATACTTGCCGTTGGTGTAAGCCAACGGAAACCTAGTGTGCGTGCGCAATAAAGCCCAGCGGGCGACAGACACGTGGTTCTCTCGTTCTGTCGCCCGCTGGGCTTTTCTTTTCGCGATCCCCACTCCGGCGGCTCACGCCCAATGCCACTTACTTTAAGTCTATTCGGGGGGTGGAGGTTGTTCGGTTTTTGTTTTTTTCTTCTTGCGCAATGACTTTTGGAACTTGGTGGTTTTGGGGCGGCGCGGGTGGGCGATCCGTGGGTAGTTGCGTGGCTCCTTGCGAACTGGAAGCTTGCGTTTGGAGGCGCTGATTAACGCGCTCGTGAATGCTAGTTGCCACTCCTCAAATGTATCGCAGGACTTGCGCAGCAAGTGATCTTGGAAGCTCAGCCATACGCCGCTGAAGCTCAGCCGTCGGGGCGTAACCTTGGCAAGTTTCGCCGGCGAAGAAAAGGGGTCAGGAGCCGTTTAGGTTTACACCGCGAAAAAACGTCCTTAGTGCAGTGCTTTCAGCCCGGAGGGCGGCAGATCCTTGCCGTTGGTGTAAGCCAACGGAAACCTA comes from the Roseimaritima multifibrata genome and includes:
- a CDS encoding efflux RND transporter permease subunit, with amino-acid sequence MDIIKFSIENPVKTSVGVILVLLFGVIALARIPVQLVPDVDRPVVTVRTNWSGRSPEEIEKSIIIEQEQKLKSVQGLWKMTSLASLGSARITLEFNVGASPERILQEVSNKIDEVPEYPEDVDRPIIDVADTAGDNAIAYLLLQADDPDFEVATFYDYADRFLKPSLERIEGVAEIDIKGGRQHQIQVRFDPKALARRGITIAEMNSALRLDNVNASAGDMANNRQDVRFRVVGQYDSLEPLRDTIIKYDEEGSPIRVADVAKVELALEKTVHFDQCKGKTSMTIFVKRKTGSNVLDIIDRVNVVVDQMNAEGGVLRSFKNDRHGLRLRMAFDDSYYIYSAVGLVRNNLWLGGGLAVLVLLLFLRSVRSTLIIAVAIPISVVGTFVVMWFADRNLNVISLAGLSFAVGMVVDNAIVVLENIDRHLKMGSPPARAAYEGTREVWGAILASTLTTIAVFAPVLTIQDEAGQLFYDLILAVCAAVALSFVVSITVIPTAASLLLRSSAENIPSPSGVVSEEPKSRFRLSNLFGLSGIFGWLNDAWANLIYLLTFRSVSSAWLRIMLIGLTMFVSIGLSLLLMPPASYLPNGNKNFTFCRMSTPAGYSVMENYYVGQRIEQELKPFWSAKNSAEASQHGPVVDQRTGEEYTEIPALKEYFFVVARGSVFMVGISQDPDNVKPLAAVFNKSFGVIPASKGVTSQASIFGRGAGSSNAVDIEISGNDLVRLKIACTYLEKELQNAFSKFSVRSSPDNFNESGPERRLQIKQEVAKRLNISVSELANSARAMIDGTFVGDFDFEGDNIDLILLRDPAAEISPDEIEELPIAVREANGKVVMVPLGQIADFVPSEASQEIRRVEQQRAIALTVTPPNDIALEQAQQTIMDVVAQARTEGYLGSDIFVSLSGNADRLSEVRSSLMGNWDGWNWASVGSVALSRFFLALVITYLLMTALFENFLYPLVIMFTVPLATVGGFIGLWFVRQSDPSQQLDVLTMLGFVILVGVVVNNAILIVHQALNNMRGEHGAAEANSDPMPPREAIRESVRTRMRPIFMTTCTSVFGMLPLVLTPGSGSELYRGLGSIVVGGLIFSTVFTLLVIPLLFSLVLDAVAWFSRPKLGSPIAPAPSTSIAES
- a CDS encoding ECF-type sigma factor — protein: MTEVTQILNQIEQGDVAAASELLPLVYAELRRLATHRMRRESAEQTLQPTALVHEAYMRLIGNGDNDTIEWQSRGHFFGAAAEAMRRILVESARRRKSLKRGGEFAKYQVSEEDAIIHAGDPDELLDLDAALTKLAAEEPELAKLVELRYFTGLSVGETAEALGVSPRTVKRNWAFARAWLGRQMLLDS
- a CDS encoding serine/threonine protein kinase; the protein is MSIGHERDIFADAIEIVSPEERAKFVKQACGDNEPLLASVSDLLRQHDRCDSPVDKPILADLSPTITRFQPNMPLSRHKIGAMVGPYKLMEQIGEGGFGLVFVAEQQKPVRRRVALKIIKPGMETHEVIARFEAERQAIAMMDHENIARIFDAGVTNDGQPYFVMELVRGVPLIEFCDNRRLETQDRLKLFRSICLAVQHAHQKGIIHRDLKPSNVLVTLQDGKPIAKVIDFGIVKAIGDQNLTDKTLYTRLASMIGTPAYMSPEQAEMSNVDVDTRSDIYSLGVMLYELLTGSTPFTRERLNSVGFDELRRIIREEEPPCPSARFSTLAGKVATTISSNRQLEPSKLSTLMKGDLDWIVMRALDKDRARRYPSAIAMAEDIQRFLMEQPVEARPPSAAYRFSKFAKRHKAILFTIGAIAAALLVGTGVSIWQAKVAISALQKAKIAENQATQSHDELELFTDRLKRANQLMISGRAYAESGDWANAHKACMTATETQPRYFHVWMERGSLYAKLGLWEAAAADYAKALELGAPVHGAEFMGVPQLFLMANNPAAQAQLSNALAHSGGGGSWGTILRGRMIGELSQQDASDLAELAESLLDDSPQEPGIPKRPRSHIPLGVKLYLAGWAHLEAGDFQTAIARLEQGLADEPNWGGHGIEKPVLAMAYHKLGDTEKSKIALDESKANLDSWLEQSVSKRQGVPPMPWFDWIEFLINHQRATEMITGKPPESDPRFEEQKRLAQAAIQ
- a CDS encoding class I SAM-dependent methyltransferase, with product MDNPQTDDLSLKSTTKEIRERFDNDVERFSQLETGQSATIDAPLAMELITHAAVASTPKIARVLDIGCGAGNNTLKLRQAYGQDFACDLNDLSQPMIDRAKSRLQEICTGNILTWHGDFRECELPEASYDVILAAAVLHHLRDDDDWQTAFAKIHSLLRPGGSFWVTDLISHETAGVQQLMWHRYGEYLRDLNGEDYRDAVFQYIAKEDSPRPVTYQLDLLRNVGFRHVELLHKNSCFAAFGAIK
- a CDS encoding peptidyl-alpha-hydroxyglycine alpha-amidating lyase family protein — encoded protein: MKCLRAILLFILLSSLSPMARANENAAEPDPGKSPDYPRVNMTPWYEVDPNWPNKPETFQWEAVPGVAVDAEDNVYVFTRSTPPIQVYTPGGEVVRSWGEDTIATAHHLKIDDDGNIWVADIGLHVVRKFSPEGKVLQTIGTPGVPGNDETHFDKPTDMAIAANGDIFITDGYGNNRVVHCDKDGNFVKAWGSLGTGPLQFSLPHAIAIDSAGQLYIADRNNARVMIYNQGGKLVDSWDNIIIPWGFWVTPEDQIWVCGASPMPWLQDPDYPNAPLSCPPKDQVLMKFNTKGKLLQLWTIPKGADNKEQPGDVNWLHALALDSKGNIYVGDIIGKRAQKFLRRD